One window from the genome of Spirochaetaceae bacterium encodes:
- the smpB gene encoding SsrA-binding protein SmpB gives MSRRSGTGDEAVKTLATNRRARHFYHVDDRLECGIALRGTEVKSLKAAQFSFTDSYARIADGELLLVGLHITPYAFGNQFNHDPTRTRKLLAHRDEIRRLRRRVTERGLTLVPLRFYVKSGLVKVELGVCRGKKTFDKREDIKRRDLERDLDRQVRSGQRSL, from the coding sequence GTGAGCCGCCGATCCGGCACCGGCGACGAAGCGGTCAAGACGCTCGCCACCAACCGCCGCGCGCGCCACTTCTACCACGTCGACGACCGCCTGGAGTGCGGCATCGCACTGCGCGGCACCGAGGTGAAGTCGCTCAAGGCGGCGCAGTTCTCCTTTACCGATTCGTACGCGCGCATCGCCGACGGCGAACTGCTGCTGGTGGGGCTGCACATTACCCCGTACGCGTTCGGCAACCAGTTCAACCACGACCCCACCCGGACCCGCAAGCTGCTCGCCCACCGCGACGAGATCCGCCGCCTGCGCCGGCGGGTCACCGAGCGCGGGTTGACGCTGGTCCCCCTGCGCTTCTACGTTAAGAGTGGGCTGGTCAAGGTCGAACTCGGCGTGTGCCGGGGCAAGAAGACCTTCGACAAGCGCGAAGACATCAAGCGCCGCGACCTGGAGCGCGACCTGGACCGCCAGGTGCGCAGCGGGCAGCGGAGCTTGTGA
- the lepB gene encoding signal peptidase I, which produces MSKTPSPPRSADFSNAWQRWQHGVVAVTERYLSWRRLRRVRRKIRMQGKHPLLDWAEAIGSAILIVLVINQFLLQAYRIPSESMVPTLLVGDRIFVNKLIYGPELIPGSVKLPSPRQPRRGEVIIFENPTYAPVGPVLELVQRVIYMATLSLVNIDTDEQGRPRAHFLIKRAVGMPGDRVRVRDGDVEIMVGGAGPWRPERELMQALGLPYSVRRLFPQDSYSDLRLASMARVRAAAGMPVSAAEALAAERIRDLGRVDYSFSNTWIARARYQLDPHSHALARDWRRLEHGWQVPPAAFMPMGDNRDDSRDSRDFGPVKLDKVLGRALFHYWPPSRWAAVR; this is translated from the coding sequence GTGAGCAAGACGCCGTCGCCGCCCCGGTCCGCAGACTTCTCCAACGCGTGGCAGCGCTGGCAGCACGGAGTGGTGGCGGTTACCGAACGGTACCTGTCCTGGCGCCGCCTGCGCCGCGTGCGCCGCAAGATCCGCATGCAGGGCAAGCACCCGCTGCTCGATTGGGCGGAGGCGATCGGGTCGGCGATTCTGATCGTGCTGGTGATCAACCAGTTCCTGCTGCAGGCGTACCGCATTCCGTCCGAATCGATGGTGCCGACCCTGCTGGTGGGCGACCGCATCTTCGTGAACAAGCTGATCTACGGGCCCGAGCTGATACCGGGATCGGTCAAGCTGCCGAGCCCGCGGCAGCCGCGCCGCGGCGAGGTGATAATCTTCGAGAACCCCACCTACGCACCGGTCGGGCCGGTGCTCGAACTGGTGCAGCGTGTCATCTACATGGCCACCCTGTCGCTGGTCAACATCGATACCGACGAGCAAGGCCGGCCGCGCGCTCACTTTCTCATCAAGAGAGCCGTCGGCATGCCGGGCGACCGGGTACGCGTGCGCGACGGCGACGTGGAGATCATGGTCGGCGGCGCGGGGCCGTGGCGCCCGGAGCGGGAGCTGATGCAGGCACTGGGATTGCCCTACAGCGTGCGGCGGTTGTTCCCGCAGGACAGCTATTCTGATCTGCGGCTCGCCTCGATGGCGCGGGTGCGGGCTGCCGCGGGCATGCCGGTGTCGGCCGCGGAGGCGTTGGCCGCCGAGCGCATCCGCGACCTCGGCCGGGTCGACTACAGTTTCTCCAACACCTGGATCGCCCGCGCCCGCTACCAGTTGGATCCACACAGTCACGCGCTCGCGCGCGACTGGCGGCGCCTCGAGCATGGCTGGCAGGTGCCTCCGGCCGCGTTCATGCCGATGGGTGACAATCGCGACGACTCCCGCGACAGCCGAGACTTCGGCCCCGTAAAGCTGGACAAGGTGTTAGGGAGGGCCCTGTTCCACTATTGGCCGCCGTCGCGCTGGGCGGCGGTGCGCTGA
- a CDS encoding coproporphyrinogen-III oxidase family protein has translation MTAAPRRAAVAYYVHVPFCAALCPYCDYPVTVGSLDRAPELVTAVLSEVETLRDALADRPVAALYVGGGTPSFLPPAELRRLLTGLADALLTPAPDEGGSRQCECTLEANPEDVTPDLLETCASAGIDRLSIGVQSFAEPSLRRLGRPCTGSELHAAMELVSRAWRGRLNLDLLAGVPGQQVADVQADVDRVADLGVDHVTLLQLADPPAGGLQPSAAADALWLAAGERLRRRGYADYEVCHFARAGDRSRYLCHALQSRPVAAAGPGSVGTLPAAAAARYGGAVPTESGAVRCTHTAALDSYLAGQGIGWGCNTEPVSARDLLVEHLLQGLRLTDGIAAESEWYRPSPAALLGELWERWRRRGLAHRPHPPHARLALTARGRLQLDALMATASDWLEQAGRGRERLVARWPDGAGLPGSGREALLAAPQRQ, from the coding sequence ATGACCGCGGCCCCGCGGCGCGCCGCGGTCGCGTACTATGTCCACGTGCCGTTCTGCGCGGCGCTTTGCCCCTATTGCGACTATCCGGTCACCGTCGGCAGCCTGGACCGGGCGCCTGAGTTGGTGACTGCCGTATTGAGCGAAGTGGAAACCCTGCGCGATGCGCTGGCAGATCGCCCTGTTGCGGCGCTGTACGTAGGCGGCGGCACGCCCAGCTTCCTGCCGCCGGCGGAACTGCGCCGGCTGCTGACCGGGCTGGCCGATGCGCTGCTCACTCCGGCGCCAGACGAAGGCGGCAGTCGGCAGTGCGAGTGTACGCTGGAGGCGAACCCCGAGGACGTGACACCCGACCTGCTGGAGACCTGCGCGAGCGCCGGCATCGATCGTCTGTCGATCGGCGTGCAGTCGTTTGCCGAGCCGTCGTTGCGCCGGCTCGGGCGGCCCTGCACCGGTTCCGAACTGCACGCCGCCATGGAGCTGGTCTCTCGCGCCTGGCGCGGCAGGCTGAATCTGGATCTGCTCGCCGGCGTGCCCGGCCAGCAGGTGGCCGACGTGCAGGCGGACGTGGACCGCGTGGCGGACCTGGGTGTGGACCACGTCACGCTGCTGCAGTTGGCGGATCCGCCGGCGGGGGGGCTGCAACCGAGCGCCGCCGCCGACGCGCTGTGGCTGGCCGCCGGCGAGCGGCTGCGCCGGCGCGGGTATGCCGACTACGAGGTATGCCACTTCGCACGAGCAGGCGACCGATCGCGCTACCTGTGCCACGCCCTGCAGTCGCGGCCGGTGGCGGCAGCCGGACCGGGATCGGTCGGCACGCTGCCGGCGGCGGCCGCGGCCCGGTATGGCGGCGCGGTGCCCACCGAATCGGGTGCGGTGCGCTGCACCCACACGGCGGCGCTCGACTCCTACCTGGCCGGTCAAGGCATTGGATGGGGGTGCAACACGGAACCGGTATCGGCACGCGACCTGCTGGTGGAACACCTCCTGCAGGGGTTGCGGCTCACCGACGGCATCGCCGCCGAGTCGGAATGGTACCGGCCGTCGCCGGCGGCGTTGCTCGGCGAACTGTGGGAACGGTGGCGCAGGCGCGGACTGGCGCACCGCCCGCATCCCCCGCACGCGCGGCTGGCGCTGACCGCGCGCGGGCGCCTGCAACTCGATGCCCTGATGGCGACGGCGAGCGACTGGTTGGAGCAGGCCGGTCGCGGGCGCGAACGGCTGGTCGCGCGGTGGCCGGACGGCGCCGGGCTACCGGGGTCGGGCCGCGAAGCGTTGCTCGCGGCGCCGCAGCGGCAGTAG
- the ruvB gene encoding Holliday junction branch migration DNA helicase RuvB: protein MADRDVAGTYLPDHDREEGALRPRRLRDFIGHDRLRENLSVFVAAARQRGESLDHVFLSGPPGLGKTTLAAILANEMGVEFQATSAPALEKTGDLVAILTHIGERNVFFIDEIHRLRPPVEELLYTAMEDNEIDVVVGQGPGARSIKIPLPPFTLVGATTKTGLVSGPLHSRFGITTRLDYYQPPEIAAIVRRTAGILQTELDGGAVRVLAQCSRGTPRVANRLVRRMRDYAQVWADGAISLQIVERGLAALEVDSSGLDKLDREILNTIITKYDGGPVGSETLAITISEAVDTLEDVYEPYLIQRGFLQRTARGRVVTPLAYQHLGLPLAGAPSRKGTDADQQVLF, encoded by the coding sequence GTGGCTGACCGCGACGTTGCCGGCACCTACCTGCCGGACCACGACCGTGAGGAGGGCGCGCTGCGCCCCAGGCGCCTGCGCGATTTCATCGGTCACGATCGCCTGCGCGAGAATCTGTCGGTGTTCGTGGCGGCCGCGCGGCAGCGCGGCGAGAGTCTGGATCACGTGTTCCTGAGCGGCCCGCCGGGGCTCGGCAAGACCACGCTGGCCGCGATCCTGGCGAACGAAATGGGCGTGGAATTCCAGGCTACGTCGGCGCCGGCGCTGGAAAAGACCGGCGACCTGGTCGCGATTCTCACCCACATCGGCGAGCGCAACGTGTTCTTTATCGACGAGATTCACCGCCTGCGTCCGCCGGTGGAGGAACTGCTGTACACCGCCATGGAAGACAACGAGATCGACGTGGTGGTGGGGCAGGGACCGGGTGCGCGCTCCATCAAGATTCCGCTGCCGCCGTTCACGCTGGTCGGCGCCACCACCAAGACCGGGCTGGTGTCCGGTCCGCTCCACTCCCGCTTCGGCATCACCACCCGCCTCGACTACTACCAGCCGCCCGAGATCGCCGCGATCGTGCGCCGCACGGCCGGAATTCTGCAAACGGAACTGGATGGCGGCGCCGTGCGGGTGCTGGCGCAGTGCTCGCGCGGCACCCCTCGCGTGGCCAACCGCCTGGTGCGCCGGATGCGCGACTACGCGCAGGTATGGGCCGACGGGGCGATCTCGTTGCAGATCGTGGAACGCGGTCTGGCAGCGCTGGAGGTGGACTCCAGCGGGCTCGACAAGCTCGATCGTGAAATACTGAATACCATCATCACCAAGTACGACGGCGGACCGGTGGGATCGGAAACCCTGGCGATTACCATCAGCGAGGCCGTGGACACCCTGGAAGACGTGTATGAGCCATATCTGATTCAACGCGGATTTCTGCAGCGCACCGCGCGCGGCCGGGTGGTGACCCCGCTGGCATACCAGCACCTGGGGCTTCCGCTCGCCGGTGCGCCATCGCGGAAGGGGACCGATGCGGACCAGCAGGTTCTGTTTTGA
- the ruvA gene encoding Holliday junction branch migration protein RuvA — MLYSVTGRLTHKGLDVAHVQVGGLELELSISARSLEALPAPGAEVKLYTFLYHRDDQMRLYGFASQAERALFLDLLRVGGVGPRLVLRILSGIEAAELVQALETNDLPRLVQIPGLGNRTAQKMVLALQGKLSLPPAAAARTPGLEEDLTAALTGMGFGTREARGAVRAAIKELAAEAGAASDSEQEILRRAVARLSSLTAERTPVPAAPGSGTSG, encoded by the coding sequence ATGTTGTACAGCGTCACCGGCCGGCTGACTCACAAGGGCCTCGACGTCGCCCACGTCCAGGTGGGTGGGCTGGAACTGGAACTGTCGATTTCGGCGCGTAGCCTGGAGGCGCTGCCGGCGCCCGGCGCCGAGGTGAAGCTGTACACCTTCCTGTACCATCGCGATGACCAGATGCGGCTCTACGGGTTCGCCTCGCAGGCGGAACGCGCCCTGTTTCTCGACCTGCTGCGGGTCGGCGGGGTGGGGCCGCGGCTGGTGCTCCGCATCCTGTCCGGAATCGAGGCCGCCGAACTGGTGCAGGCACTGGAGACCAACGACCTGCCCCGCTTGGTGCAGATTCCCGGCCTCGGCAACAGGACCGCCCAGAAAATGGTGCTCGCCCTGCAGGGCAAGCTCAGCCTGCCGCCCGCCGCCGCGGCGCGGACCCCCGGGTTGGAGGAGGACCTTACCGCGGCGCTGACCGGCATGGGATTCGGCACCCGCGAGGCACGCGGCGCGGTGCGCGCGGCAATCAAGGAACTGGCCGCGGAGGCCGGCGCGGCCAGCGACAGCGAGCAGGAGATCCTGCGCCGCGCGGTCGCCCGCCTGAGCTCGCTCACCGCCGAGCGGACGCCCGTCCCCGCCGCACCGGGCAGCGGGACCAGTGGCTGA
- a CDS encoding MFS transporter, translated as MRAHRTFSGASPRGSRFRGAVHVPLLARRTLVFGSIRSFAFGILESGPKTFFLLIAVRHFDAGDAVKTLVSLPQAFGLIAALLAVAYLARLPLRRNLVVAGAMALAAVGFFAAAAAGSLTWHVLWLIPASATGAVTLPLYTAIIKENYPARLRGRLVAVELVLAMLGSALFHVVGGAILESSGDRYRIVIAAYGIANLIAAGALLFVPSRRPRRAASAAQAVSPLAALALLWRDRTFGLTVGAWFLFGLGSLLVAPLRILFLTEPRYGFDLPAAQVALIAGTVPDIMRLVFTPIWANLFDRFNFITVRVGLNTCSVLSIVLFFQLHSVPAAIVGAALMGAFNAGGMLAWSLWVTRFADRENTAAYMSAHTFATGMRMMLGATVGIQLASRAGAELVAWIATGFVVLGTIALLPLRRREQRFAARPR; from the coding sequence ATGCGCGCGCACCGTACCTTCTCCGGCGCCAGTCCTCGCGGTAGCCGGTTCCGCGGTGCTGTCCACGTACCCCTGCTGGCACGCCGCACGCTGGTATTCGGCTCCATCCGCAGCTTCGCCTTCGGCATCCTGGAATCAGGTCCGAAGACCTTCTTCCTGCTGATAGCGGTGCGCCACTTCGATGCCGGCGACGCCGTCAAGACGCTGGTGTCGCTGCCGCAGGCATTCGGCCTGATTGCGGCTCTGCTGGCGGTGGCCTACCTGGCGCGCCTTCCTCTGCGGCGCAACCTGGTGGTGGCCGGCGCGATGGCACTTGCCGCGGTCGGGTTCTTTGCCGCGGCCGCGGCCGGCTCCCTGACCTGGCACGTCCTGTGGCTGATACCGGCATCCGCCACCGGTGCGGTTACGCTGCCCTTGTACACCGCGATCATCAAGGAGAATTACCCGGCGCGGCTGCGCGGCAGACTGGTAGCCGTCGAGCTGGTGCTGGCGATGCTCGGCTCAGCACTGTTCCACGTCGTCGGCGGCGCGATTCTGGAGAGTTCCGGCGACCGCTATCGTATCGTGATCGCCGCCTACGGCATCGCCAACCTGATCGCGGCGGGCGCACTGCTGTTCGTGCCGTCGCGGCGGCCGCGGCGCGCCGCCAGCGCCGCGCAGGCGGTGTCTCCGCTGGCGGCGCTGGCGCTGCTGTGGCGCGACCGCACGTTCGGCCTGACCGTCGGGGCGTGGTTTCTTTTCGGCCTCGGCAGCCTGCTGGTTGCGCCTCTGCGCATCCTGTTTCTGACCGAGCCGCGCTACGGATTCGACCTGCCGGCGGCCCAGGTCGCGCTCATCGCCGGCACCGTCCCGGACATCATGCGCCTGGTGTTCACGCCGATCTGGGCAAACCTGTTCGACCGTTTCAATTTCATCACGGTCCGGGTCGGCCTGAACACGTGCTCGGTGCTCAGCATCGTGCTGTTCTTTCAGTTGCACAGCGTGCCGGCAGCCATCGTCGGCGCGGCGCTGATGGGGGCGTTCAACGCCGGCGGGATGCTGGCGTGGAGCTTGTGGGTAACTCGCTTTGCCGACCGCGAGAACACGGCTGCGTACATGTCGGCACACACCTTTGCCACCGGCATGCGCATGATGCTCGGCGCCACGGTCGGCATTCAGCTTGCCAGCCGCGCGGGAGCCGAACTGGTGGCGTGGATCGCGACCGGATTCGTGGTGCTCGGCACGATCGCGCTACTGCCGCTGCGGCGCCGCGAGCAACGCTTCGCGGCCCGACCCCGGTAG
- a CDS encoding SUMF1/EgtB/PvdO family nonheme iron enzyme, translating to MHARRARNRTLPNAADHRVRLRPVAGIAPGTYLTVLYGCAAAALLFATLVLPGLRWSGSVIEFTSSPAAATVSVDGRFAGVTPLAVRVAAGTRSVTVAKDYFHPQELSLEVGGRILLSWPLPRRDARHVELAPADAEGLLRHALLDLARNPTVARIVTDAAGDLALAGQPSTELGERLLRNAMLLIEDEAGLAALLAAHTRLAGGSPPSAAGVQRLLRDLARLAADSPSLPLWFAALLPREPRTELLASDWYGAAAEQGRRLAAEQPAASGPTEYPEDTVTAAGMVFHRIPAGTFVMGDARPLTGAQEPVLPFETWPHRLAVASFYLQQREVTKAAYARFVAERPEWSPGNRAALMARGVVAQDYLADWENGAPPAGREREPVVYVSAPAAEAFAAWVGEQLGAAPNGGSWQVRLPSEVQWEYAARGGLPGRLYPGGDRAEGHVAAPGAGLLPAGYSPPNGYGLQDMLGSVWEWTADWYSPTRYLFVAHGAAARRTHALPEVGSRRAVRGGAFTSDPRVVTVYTRGSQPAEWCTPVLGFRLALVRS from the coding sequence ATGCACGCGCGGCGCGCACGCAACAGGACGCTCCCCAATGCGGCGGACCACCGGGTCCGGCTGCGGCCGGTGGCCGGCATCGCACCGGGCACCTATCTCACCGTGCTGTACGGGTGTGCGGCCGCGGCCCTGCTGTTCGCCACCCTGGTATTGCCCGGCCTGCGCTGGTCCGGCTCGGTGATCGAGTTTACCTCGTCACCGGCCGCGGCCACGGTGTCGGTGGATGGACGTTTTGCCGGCGTCACGCCGCTGGCGGTGCGCGTCGCCGCGGGTACGCGGTCCGTGACCGTGGCCAAGGATTACTTCCATCCTCAGGAGTTGTCGCTGGAGGTGGGCGGCCGCATCCTGCTGAGTTGGCCGCTGCCGCGTCGAGACGCACGCCACGTCGAGTTGGCGCCCGCCGACGCGGAAGGATTGCTGCGCCATGCGCTGCTCGATCTTGCCCGCAATCCGACCGTCGCCCGCATCGTCACCGATGCCGCCGGCGATCTCGCGCTTGCCGGACAACCGTCGACGGAATTGGGCGAGCGCCTGTTGCGCAACGCGATGCTTCTGATCGAGGACGAAGCCGGGCTCGCCGCCCTGCTCGCCGCCCATACCCGGCTCGCGGGCGGCTCGCCGCCGTCGGCCGCGGGAGTGCAGCGGCTGCTGCGAGACCTGGCGCGGCTCGCCGCCGACAGTCCGAGCCTGCCGCTGTGGTTCGCCGCCCTGCTCCCGCGGGAACCGCGGACCGAACTGCTCGCTTCCGACTGGTACGGCGCGGCGGCCGAGCAGGGCCGGCGCCTCGCTGCCGAGCAACCCGCGGCGTCCGGGCCAACCGAGTATCCCGAGGACACCGTGACCGCCGCCGGCATGGTGTTCCACCGCATTCCCGCGGGCACGTTCGTCATGGGCGACGCGCGGCCGCTGACGGGCGCGCAGGAACCGGTGCTGCCGTTCGAGACCTGGCCGCACCGGCTTGCGGTGGCATCGTTCTACCTGCAGCAACGGGAAGTGACGAAGGCCGCATACGCCCGCTTCGTGGCCGAGCGCCCGGAGTGGTCACCGGGGAATCGGGCCGCACTGATGGCGCGCGGAGTAGTCGCACAGGACTACCTGGCGGACTGGGAGAACGGGGCGCCGCCGGCGGGCCGGGAACGGGAGCCGGTGGTGTACGTGTCGGCGCCCGCGGCCGAGGCGTTTGCGGCATGGGTGGGCGAACAACTCGGCGCCGCGCCGAACGGCGGGAGTTGGCAGGTGCGGCTGCCGTCCGAAGTGCAGTGGGAGTACGCCGCGCGCGGCGGCCTGCCCGGTCGGCTCTATCCGGGCGGCGACCGTGCCGAGGGCCATGTCGCCGCCCCCGGTGCAGGACTGCTGCCGGCCGGGTATTCGCCGCCCAACGGTTACGGTCTGCAGGACATGCTAGGCAGCGTGTGGGAGTGGACGGCGGACTGGTACTCGCCGACACGTTACCTGTTCGTCGCGCATGGCGCAGCGGCCCGGCGCACGCACGCGCTGCCGGAGGTCGGCAGCCGGCGTGCGGTGCGCGGCGGGGCGTTTACCTCCGATCCACGTGTGGTCACCGTGTATACCCGTGGTTCGCAGCCGGCCGAGTGGTGCACGCCGGTACTCGGCTTTCGATTGGCGCTGGTACGGTCGTGA
- the tmk gene encoding dTMP kinase — protein sequence MSDTPDILDRFVVFEGLDGAGTSTQLGMLRDALRERGTACFATCEPTDGPIGRLIRAVLRGELSVSGCTLALLFAADRSEHLHAPDGVLAVLRGGGYVASDRYLFSSVVYQSTDCPADYVSAINARFPLPRRLIFIDTPPEECQRRVAARGARELFDRLPLQRRLRERYLEVNAHYAALGVEVVTVDGSGPPAAVFDRIWKHMARF from the coding sequence ATGAGTGACACACCCGATATCCTGGACCGGTTCGTGGTGTTCGAAGGCCTCGACGGAGCGGGCACCTCGACCCAGTTGGGGATGCTGCGGGACGCACTTCGCGAGCGCGGCACGGCCTGCTTCGCCACCTGCGAACCCACCGACGGACCGATCGGAAGGCTGATCCGCGCGGTATTGCGCGGCGAGCTGTCGGTGTCCGGGTGCACGCTTGCGCTGCTGTTCGCGGCCGACCGCAGCGAACACCTGCACGCTCCGGACGGCGTGCTCGCCGTCCTGCGCGGCGGCGGCTACGTGGCCAGCGATCGCTACCTCTTCTCCAGCGTGGTATATCAATCAACGGACTGCCCCGCCGACTACGTGTCTGCCATCAACGCCCGCTTCCCGCTGCCGCGCCGCCTGATCTTCATCGACACTCCGCCGGAGGAGTGCCAGCGGCGCGTTGCCGCTCGCGGCGCGCGCGAGCTGTTCGACCGTCTGCCGTTGCAGCGGCGCCTGCGCGAGCGCTACCTGGAGGTGAACGCGCACTACGCGGCGCTCGGTGTGGAGGTCGTGACCGTGGACGGCAGTGGGCCGCCGGCGGCCGTGTTCGACCGCATCTGGAAGCACATGGCGAGGTTCTGA
- the ruvC gene encoding crossover junction endodeoxyribonuclease RuvC, producing the protein MSVVLGIDPGLASTGYGVLAATGSRVRRIADGVIRTPAGADYGDRLVMLGDGLRQVIERYRPDESAIEELYFSRNVRTAFAVAQARGVIILVLAQCKVNYGEYAPGAVKQAVAGHSRAPKEQVMRSVKMVLGLHDEPVSDHSADALAVALCHVQHAPVRAALARAAATR; encoded by the coding sequence ATGAGCGTGGTGCTCGGCATTGATCCGGGGCTTGCGTCGACCGGGTACGGCGTGCTGGCCGCTACCGGCAGCCGCGTACGGCGCATCGCCGACGGCGTCATCCGCACGCCCGCCGGCGCCGACTACGGCGACCGCCTGGTCATGCTGGGTGACGGCCTGCGCCAGGTAATCGAACGCTATCGCCCCGACGAGAGTGCCATCGAGGAGTTGTACTTCTCCAGGAACGTGCGAACGGCGTTTGCCGTCGCTCAGGCGCGCGGTGTTATTATTTTGGTGCTGGCGCAGTGCAAGGTGAATTACGGCGAATACGCGCCCGGCGCCGTGAAGCAGGCGGTGGCCGGTCACAGCAGGGCGCCCAAGGAGCAGGTGATGCGCTCGGTGAAGATGGTGCTCGGCCTGCACGACGAGCCGGTGAGCGACCACAGTGCCGATGCGCTGGCGGTCGCACTGTGCCACGTGCAGCACGCGCCGGTGCGTGCCGCACTCGCCCGCGCCGCCGCGACGCGGTAG
- a CDS encoding YebC/PmpR family DNA-binding transcriptional regulator, with amino-acid sequence MSGHSKWHSIRHKKGATDAKRGKIFTKLIREITVAARLGGGDPDANPRLRTVMLKAREANMPRDNIDRAIKKGSGGGEGSDFHELLYEAYGPGGVALLIQVLTDNKNRSAAEIRNILTKGGGNLGETGSVSYLFSRKGVIAFEAERYNEDQVMEVVLEGGAEDVSSDDDTVEVLTGPEDFHATLDVVERAGLEHRMAEISWVPDASMPLDEGKAGSALRLIEALEDHDDVQQVSTNMEAPEPVAADIG; translated from the coding sequence TTGTCAGGCCACAGCAAATGGCACTCGATACGCCACAAGAAGGGCGCCACGGATGCTAAACGCGGCAAGATCTTCACCAAGCTGATCCGGGAGATCACCGTCGCCGCCCGCCTCGGCGGCGGCGACCCCGACGCGAATCCGCGCCTGCGCACGGTGATGCTCAAGGCCCGCGAGGCCAACATGCCGCGCGACAACATCGATCGCGCGATCAAGAAAGGGTCCGGCGGCGGCGAGGGATCCGACTTCCACGAGCTGCTCTACGAAGCGTACGGCCCCGGCGGGGTCGCGCTGTTGATCCAGGTGCTCACCGACAACAAGAATCGCTCGGCGGCGGAGATACGCAATATCCTCACCAAGGGGGGCGGCAACCTCGGGGAGACCGGATCCGTTTCCTACCTGTTTTCCCGTAAAGGAGTAATAGCTTTCGAAGCAGAGCGTTACAACGAAGACCAGGTGATGGAGGTGGTGCTCGAGGGCGGTGCCGAGGACGTCTCCTCCGACGACGACACGGTCGAGGTCCTGACCGGGCCGGAGGACTTCCATGCCACGCTCGACGTCGTGGAACGCGCCGGTCTCGAACATCGCATGGCCGAGATCTCCTGGGTTCCGGATGCCAGCATGCCGCTCGACGAGGGCAAGGCGGGCAGCGCTCTGCGGCTGATCGAAGCGCTTGAGGATCACGACGACGTTCAGCAGGTGTCGACCAACATGGAGGCGCCGGAGCCGGTTGCCGCGGATATCGGTTGA
- the queA gene encoding tRNA preQ1(34) S-adenosylmethionine ribosyltransferase-isomerase QueA: MRTSRFCFDLPPELIAQRPAEQRSAARLMVLERASGALHHARVAELPAFLTAGSVLVLNDTRVLHARLSGCLPSGREVPFLLLAGTKGGTRWLALARGARRLARGGRTVAFPGGLSASLGAPPDGSGAVVLSFDRPVEPGYLEQHGSIPLPPYIDRPADAADAERYQTVYAEHPGSAAAPTAGLHFTDVLLRQLRQRGVAVVRVTLHVGTATFAPIRSERIEDHVMHRERYSVPEAAALAVEQARRERRPVVAVGTTVVRTLEAAWDGGTLRRGPGSTDLFIYPGYRFRVVDQLLTNFHTPRSSLLALVCALAGERAIRSAYATAVEMRYRFFSYGDAMLIR; the protein is encoded by the coding sequence ATGCGGACCAGCAGGTTCTGTTTTGATCTGCCGCCGGAGTTGATCGCGCAGCGGCCGGCGGAGCAGCGCAGCGCGGCACGGCTCATGGTGCTGGAGCGGGCTTCCGGAGCGCTGCACCATGCGCGGGTGGCCGAGTTGCCGGCGTTCCTCACTGCGGGCAGCGTGCTGGTGCTGAACGACACCCGGGTGTTGCACGCGCGCCTGTCCGGCTGCCTGCCGAGTGGTAGAGAGGTGCCGTTTCTGCTGCTGGCCGGAACCAAAGGCGGCACCCGCTGGCTGGCGCTTGCGCGTGGCGCGCGGCGGCTTGCCCGCGGCGGACGCACCGTGGCATTCCCGGGCGGCCTGTCCGCATCGCTTGGCGCACCGCCGGACGGGAGCGGCGCGGTGGTGCTCTCCTTCGATCGCCCGGTCGAGCCCGGCTACCTGGAGCAGCACGGTTCGATACCGTTACCGCCGTATATCGACCGTCCCGCGGACGCCGCGGATGCCGAACGCTACCAGACGGTATATGCCGAGCATCCCGGTTCCGCGGCCGCGCCCACCGCCGGACTGCACTTCACGGACGTACTGTTGCGGCAGCTCCGGCAACGCGGGGTCGCGGTGGTGCGCGTGACGCTGCACGTCGGAACCGCCACCTTCGCGCCGATTCGCAGCGAGCGGATCGAGGACCACGTGATGCACCGCGAGCGTTACTCGGTTCCGGAGGCAGCCGCGCTGGCGGTGGAGCAGGCGCGGCGCGAACGCCGCCCGGTGGTGGCGGTGGGGACCACCGTGGTGCGTACCCTGGAGGCGGCCTGGGACGGCGGCACGCTGCGCCGCGGCCCCGGGTCCACCGACCTGTTCATCTATCCCGGGTACCGGTTCCGGGTGGTGGATCAGTTGTTGACCAACTTCCACACGCCGCGCTCCTCGCTGCTGGCGCTGGTCTGCGCGCTGGCCGGCGAGCGGGCGATCCGGTCCGCGTACGCCACGGCCGTCGAGATGCGCTACCGTTTCTTTTCCTACGGCGACGCGATGCTGATCCGATGA